Proteins from a single region of Butyrivibrio fibrisolvens:
- a CDS encoding putative ABC transporter permease, with amino-acid sequence MFAAFVIKFIIFGFCGWLWESVLYTILSGKPDNRGFLYGPICPIYGFGANIAAALFGSLVGNPFKLFFVCMISSAALEYITSFVLEKFFGARWWDYSTIPLNIHGRICLSCSIAFGLAGVILLPGAIIPIIEHVDAIPTETASVIAIILAGFLGGDTFLSINNIIDLNKLMEDIEHEAVERKNAAGKFIEEHGGNAIKDAVMKRVPKLSRKQTYLIKNIYSFTSENKEKIIRLLKISVGYPLEPISSNTTEKSDN; translated from the coding sequence ATGTTTGCAGCATTTGTAATTAAGTTTATCATATTTGGATTTTGCGGATGGCTCTGGGAATCTGTCTTATATACCATTTTATCAGGTAAGCCCGATAACAGAGGTTTCCTCTACGGTCCCATCTGCCCTATTTACGGATTTGGAGCCAATATAGCAGCCGCTTTATTCGGATCACTGGTTGGTAATCCTTTTAAGCTGTTCTTCGTATGTATGATAAGTTCAGCAGCACTTGAATACATCACTTCATTTGTTTTAGAGAAGTTCTTCGGTGCAAGATGGTGGGATTATTCAACTATACCGCTCAACATACACGGAAGAATCTGTCTGTCCTGCTCGATCGCATTCGGACTTGCAGGTGTGATCCTCCTTCCGGGAGCCATTATTCCAATCATTGAACATGTTGATGCTATTCCTACTGAAACAGCTTCTGTCATAGCTATAATCCTTGCAGGTTTCCTTGGTGGAGATACATTCCTTTCGATCAACAACATAATCGACCTTAATAAACTTATGGAAGATATAGAGCATGAAGCAGTTGAAAGAAAAAATGCTGCAGGCAAGTTCATTGAAGAGCACGGCGGCAATGCAATAAAAGATGCCGTTATGAAAAGAGTACCCAAGCTTTCACGTAAACAGACTTATCTTATCAAGAATATTTACAGCTTCACATCTGAGAACAAGGAAAAGATAATCAGACTTCTTAAAATCTCAGTAGGATACCCTCTTGAACCGATAAGCTCTAATACTACTGAAAAGAGTGATAATTAA
- a CDS encoding ABC transporter ATP-binding protein, protein MNIRIENLTKAYGDFKAVDNMNLMVEDGQLVGLLGPSGCGKSTTLFMLAGLTEATTGRIFFGDKEVTRVAPEDRGIGLVFQNYALYPHMTVEDNIMFPLINRKVRKDAARQQAYEMAKLVQIDTLLKRKPSELSGGQQQRVAIARALVKKPKVLLLDEPLSNLDAKLRVETREEIRRIQQEVGITTIFVTHDQEEAMSISDQIAVMKSGVVQQFDVPQSMYLNPCNRFVATFLGTPEINIIDVEVLGGTIKCGDVVLRTGVDVKNGTYKAGIRPESFTHREDDHKYKVNSVRMIGRDLLLHLDMAGRDVRAITHSGQSITTGDTVEFSVRESSILLFGSDDKVIGKF, encoded by the coding sequence ATGAATATCAGAATAGAGAACCTTACTAAGGCTTATGGCGATTTTAAAGCTGTAGACAATATGAATCTGATGGTAGAAGATGGACAGCTTGTTGGACTTCTCGGACCATCCGGATGCGGAAAGTCTACAACTCTTTTTATGTTGGCTGGTCTCACAGAGGCTACAACAGGTAGAATTTTCTTTGGCGATAAGGAAGTAACCAGGGTTGCTCCTGAAGATCGTGGAATAGGTCTTGTATTCCAGAATTACGCCTTATACCCGCATATGACAGTAGAAGATAATATTATGTTCCCTTTGATCAACCGTAAGGTTAGGAAGGATGCGGCACGCCAGCAGGCATATGAAATGGCTAAGCTTGTTCAGATTGATACTCTGCTTAAGCGTAAACCAAGCGAGCTTTCAGGTGGTCAGCAGCAGCGTGTTGCTATCGCAAGAGCTCTTGTTAAGAAGCCTAAGGTTCTTCTTCTTGATGAGCCTTTATCAAACCTTGATGCTAAGCTTCGTGTTGAGACAAGAGAAGAGATCAGAAGAATTCAGCAGGAAGTTGGTATTACAACTATCTTCGTAACACACGATCAGGAAGAGGCTATGAGTATCTCAGATCAGATCGCAGTTATGAAATCCGGTGTAGTTCAGCAGTTTGATGTTCCACAGAGCATGTATCTTAATCCTTGCAATCGCTTTGTTGCTACATTCCTTGGAACTCCTGAGATCAATATCATTGATGTTGAAGTTCTTGGCGGCACTATTAAATGCGGCGATGTTGTATTAAGAACTGGTGTTGATGTTAAGAACGGTACATATAAGGCTGGTATCCGTCCTGAGTCATTTACACACAGAGAAGATGATCACAAATACAAAGTTAATTCAGTACGTATGATCGGCAGAGACCTTCTGCTCCACCTGGACATGGCAGGAAGAGATGTTCGTGCTATCACTCATTCCGGTCAGTCCATAACCACAGGCGATACAGTTGAATTCTCAGTAAGAGAATCATCAATCTTATTATTTGGATCAGATGACAAAGTTATCGGTAAGTTCTGA